The following are encoded together in the Bubalus kerabau isolate K-KA32 ecotype Philippines breed swamp buffalo chromosome 3, PCC_UOA_SB_1v2, whole genome shotgun sequence genome:
- the LOC129647280 gene encoding spidroin-1-like → MVVPGTNRLPPIVYGHHNRKECPDVGLNGLNMVLPTRVRRFGQGRPGRGQESTEGRAEGGQGGRREAEEEGGGRFYCFLSPSSSRASPRRHWKAARAARRRVIYSAGCARVTEPGPTDGAADALGRGAESAGLRVGRRRQWGSVCAAAVAAGGRGRRAGSRSPTPLPLARDPPKGALAGRGRPLCASRGAGPAQGAPSGGRGDRGAGSAGQVTYPGPGAGALFGSGEGRGAGVGVDAGQPFWDSCLPSTPRSPPRWPARRKPTWVCGARSERETSA, encoded by the exons ATGGTGGTTCCTGGAACAAACAGACTGCCTCCAATTGTATATGGGCACCATAATAGAAAGGAGTGTCCGGATGTGGGACTGAATGGCCTAAATATG GTCCTTCCCACTCGCGTGCGCCGCTTCGGGCAGGGCAGGCCGGGGCGGGGACAAGAGAGTACGGAGGGAAGGGCCGAGGGCGGTCAGGGAGGGCGGAGGGAAGCCGAGGAGGAGGGCGGCGGGCggttttattgtttcctttcgCCCTCCTCCTCCCGCGCCTCGCCCCGGCGTCACTGGAAAGCAGCCCGGGCCGCCCGGCGGCGGGTTATTTATAGCGCGGGCTGCGCGCGCGTCACGGAGCCCGGCCCGACTGACGGGGCCGCTGACGCGCTTGGCCGCGGGGCCGAGTCCGCGGGGCTGCGCGTCGGGCGCCGGCGACAATGGGGTTCTGTGTGTGCAGCTGCCGTCGCCGCTGGGGGCCGGGGGAGGAGGGCGGGCAGCCGCTCCCCGACCCCCCTTCCTCTCGCCCGCGACCCCCCGAAAG GGGCTTTAGCCGGCCGGGGGCGACCGCTTTGTGCGTCGCGGGGAGCGGGACCCGCCCAAGGCGCGCCCAGCGGGGGACGCGGTGACCGAGGGGCCGGGAGCGCCGGGCAGGTAACGTATCCTGGACCAGGAGCGGGGGCTTTGTTTGggtcgggggaggggaggggagctggggtGGGTGTGGACGCCGGGCAGCCCTTCTGGGACTCCTGTCTCCCCTCCACTCCCCGCTCTCCGCCCCGCTGGCCGGCGCGCAGGAAGCCAACCTGGGTGTGTGGCGCGAGAAGCGAAAGAGAAACTTCTGCGTGA